A genomic segment from Spinacia oleracea cultivar Varoflay chromosome 3, BTI_SOV_V1, whole genome shotgun sequence encodes:
- the LOC110791961 gene encoding AP2-like ethylene-responsive transcription factor AIL6 codes for MAPAAASASNWLSFSLSPMEMLASSHHHQTPQILPSSISNSSPSHNYYLDPFYTTDWGNQKPGMGMYTDYVLDQQIEDNNNQQHHHHSTSSTVPKLEDFFGGDHHHNNNNNNNNNTASYNSHNETTTQDSSSQLTHFYDPQHQSSTPDYFTNNHHHHHQQHQQQDLKTMTSSAGFQAAFSANSGSEVDDSTATHLGCGGSGAEFLGHSVESTQTELVPSYTANNNNSNNGGSLSLSVVPQTAEKSIVAVDTDNNSIKKISDTFGQRTSIYRGVTRHRWTGRYEAHLWDNSCRREGQARKGRQVYLGGYDKEDKAARSYDLAALKYWGPTATTNFPISSYTTELEDMKHVTKQEFIASLRRKSSGFSRGASIYRGVTRHHQQGRWQARIGRVAGNKDLYLGTFATEEEAAEAYDIAAIKFRGVNAVTNFEMNRYDVEAILNSNLPIGGAAKRLKLATEAADQKPSLRLDQQQSHSSNGSSGGTGSTINFSAIQSVPPISCAMPYDTATAIFHQNLFHHLNSNGGPHHQAVVSSEGYGSGVGVSQMMSLMPQTPAEFYIWPHQSY; via the exons ATGGCCCCCGCAGCAGCTTCAGCAAGTAACTGgctctcattttctctctctcctatgGAAATGTTGGCTTCTTCCCATCATCACCAAACTCCCCAGATTCTCCCTTCTTCCATTTCCAACTCTTCTCCTAGTCATAATTACTATCTTGACCCTTTCTACACCACCG ATTGGGGGAATCAGAAGCCGGGAATGGGGATGTACACCGACTATGTGCTGGACCAGCAGATAGAGGATAACAACAACCAACAACACCACCACCATTCAACTTCATCAACGGTGCCGAAACTCGAGGATTTCTTTGGCGGTGATCATCAtcacaataacaacaacaacaacaacaacaatacgGCGTCGTATAACAGTCATAACGAGACAACAACTCAGGACTCATCTTCTCAGTTGACTCATTTCTACGACCCACAACACCAAAGCTCGACCCCGGACTACTTCAcaaacaaccaccaccaccaccaccagcaaCATCAACAGCAAGATCTGAAAACGATGACATCTTCAGCCGGATTTCAAGCCGCGTTCTCTGCGAACTCCGGCTCTGAGGTGGATGACTCGACGGCGACTCATCTTGGGTGCGGTGGAAGTGGGGCTGAGTTTTTGGGGCATTCTGTTGAGTCGACTCAGACCGAGTTGGTCCCGAGTTACACcgctaacaacaacaacagcaacaatggCGGGAGTTTGTCGCTTTCTGTAGTTCCACAAACTGCAGAAAAATCAATAGTTGCTGTAGATACTGATAATAATAGTATTAAGAAGATTTCTGATACTTTTGGTCAGAGGACCTCCATTTACAGAGGTGTTACGAg GCATAGATGGACGGGACGGTATGAAGCACATCTGTGGGATAACAGCTGTAGAAGAGAAGGGCAAGCCAGAAAAGGGCGTCAAG TCTATTTAG GTGGGTATGATAAAGAAGATAAGGCAGCTAGGTCTTACGACTTGGCAGCTCTAAAGTACTGGGGCCCCACCGCCACCACCAACTTCCCG ATATCTAGTTACACCACAGAATTAGAGGATATGAAACATGTTACCAAGCAAGAATTCATCGCTTCACTCCGAAG GAAAAGTAGTGGTTTCTCTAGGGGCGCATCCATTTACCGGGGTGTTACAAG GCATCATCAGCAAGGGCGATGGCAAGCAAGGATAGGCCGTGTTGCTGGCAACAAAGATTTGTATCTCGGAACATTTG CAACCGAAGAGGAAGCAGCCGAGGCCTATGACATAGCAGCTATCAAGTTCAGGGGTGTGAATGCAGTCACCAACTTCGAGATGAATCGATATGACGTGGAAGCAATCCTTAACAGCAATCTTCCTATTGGTGGGGCCGCCAAGCGGTTGAAGCTTGCTACAGAGGCTGCTGATCAGAAACCATCACTCCGCCTAGACCAACAACAATCACATTCTAGCAACGGAAGTAGTGGTGGTACAGGTAGCACCATCAACTTTTCTGCTATCCAATCAGTTCCTCCTATCTCATGTGCAATGCCATATGATACTGCAACAGCCATCTTCCACCAGAACTTATTCCACCACCTGAATTCCAATGGTGGACCCCATCATCAAGCGGTTGTCTCATCTGAGGGTTATGGTTCGGGAGTAGGGGTGTCGCAAATGATGTCGCTGATGCCACAGACACCAGCAGAGTTTTACATATGGCCTCATCAATCATATTAA
- the LOC110791964 gene encoding uncharacterized protein, protein MQMLSSETVIQIAFLLLTLAIFLVIYNLPKKAFSKLRSNSRAASQANRHFLNGAQLLSRARSTRHRANAESLAKHAVAEADIALSLLPRDAASLILRALALDVLGRRTSALRSLDAALSPPTSKSLSGRERGDALVKRAELQLAVNRRRRIDSALSDLVEAVSLTRDNPKGFCLLGQCYEIKGMKEEACEAFREALKVEPESTVAREGLDRLKS, encoded by the coding sequence ATGCAAATGCTGTCATCAGAAACAGTGATTCAGATAGCCTTTCTACTTCTAACCCTAGCTATCTTCCTCGTCATCTACAATCTTCCGAAGAAAGCCTTCTCGAAGCTTCGATCTAACAGCCGCGCCGCCTCTCAAGCGAACCGCCACTTCCTCAACGGCGCGCAGCTACTCAGCCGTGCTAGATCCACGCGCCACCGAGCTAATGCCGAATCCTTAGCCAAACACGCCGTCGCTGAAGCTGACAtagctctctctctcctccctcgcGATGCCGCCTCACTGATCCTTCGTGCCCTGGCGCTCGACGTCCTCGGCCGCCGAACATCGGCGCTCCGGTCTCTCGACGCCGCGCTTTCACCGCCGACATCGAAGTCTCTCTCCGGGAGAGAGAGGGGGGATGCGCTGGTGAAGCGAGCCGAGTTACAATTGGCTGTGAATCGGAGGAGAAGAATTGACTCGGCATTGTCGGACCTGGTTGAAGCGGTGAGTCTGACTCGGGATAATCCGAAGGGGTTTTGTTTATTGGGCCAGTGCTATGAGATTAAAGGCATGAAAGAGGAGGCTTGTGAAGCTTTTCGAGAGGCCCTAAAAGTTGAGCCCGAATCCACTGTGGCCCGTGAAGGTTTGGACAGACTGAAGTCATGA